The genomic interval GGGGTGGTGGTCGGCGAGGTCGACCAGGCCCGGGGACTCTTCGTCGGCGGCGAGCCGCTGCTGGACGCCTTCGGCGCCGCCGTACCGGAGCTGAACCCGGCCGACGTGCGGACCCTGCTGGCCAAGTTCGGGCTGCGCGCCGCGCACGTGCTGCGGCCCGCCGACACCCTCTCGCCGGGCGAGCGGACCCGGGCGGCGCTGGCCCTGCTCCAGGCCCGGGGAGTGAACCTCCTGGTCCTGGACGAGCCGACCAACCACCTCGACCTGCCGGCGATCGAGCAGCTCGAATCGGCGCTGGAGTCGTACCCGGGAACGCTGTTGCTGGTCACCCACGACCGCCGGATGCTGGAGACGGTCCGGGCCGACCGGCACGTCCGGGTCGACGGCGGCCGGGTCACCGAGGAGATCCGGCGCGCGACCGCCGAACGGCGGCGCCGCCGCTGAACGAGAGTCCCGGCGAGCGCCGCATCGATCCCCGTTTCTGCCGCCGCCCGGCTGGGCAAGAACTACTCCATGCTCAGATGGGAGTACGCCCTGTTGGTGCGTCGGCGCCAGCCCCGGCTCGACGACACCGGCTGGGAACTCGCTTACACCTGGTACGGCCCGGATGGCGCCGTGCTCGACGTCTCCCCGTACGGGGACACCGCGCTCGCCCACCTCAACCGGGCCGGTGCCCAGGGTTGGGAGCTGGTCTCGGTGACCGAGGACGGCAACATGCAGGGCAGCGCCGAACTGCACCGTTACCACCTCAAACGGGTACTCCGGGCGGTCGCCTCCCGGCCGAGGATGCGCAACCTGGGGCGGGCCGGCCGACGCGCCAGCACCGGGTGAGGCGTGCACCCTCCACCGGGTGAGGCGTGCAGCCGCCACCGGATCAGGCGTGCAGCCGCCAGCGGGTGAGGCGAGGCGTAGACCGGACGATTCCGGGTAGCCGGCGTCCGGGAGGTGGTGATGGTCGCGCAACTGCACAGGGCGCCCTCCGGGGAACGGTTGCGGGCGATCGACGAGTTCCTCGGCATGGCCTACGCCGACCTCGTCAAGCACGACGACCGGCTGCGCGGCACGGCGGTGGAGGTACGGTTCGACCGGGGCGTCGCACACCTGACCGGCGATGCGGCCGACCGGGACGAGCTGGCGCTGATCCGGCGACTCGTCGGCCGGCTCGACGGCGTACTCGCCGTCTGGTCCCGGGTACGGGTGGCCGGCCGGGACCCGGTGGTGATGGATCTCGGCTGCGGCGCCGCGAAGCAGTACCCCGGCAACCTCGGTCTCGACCTGCGGGTGGCCCCGGGGGTGGACGCCCAGGCCGATCTCTCCGGCCCGTTGCCGCTGGCCGGCGACTCGGTCGACGTGATCTTCACGGTGCACATCCTGGAGCACCTGATCGACTTCCTGACCCTGGTCGACGAGTGCCATCGGGTACTCCGGCCCGGTGGCGTACTGCACGTGATGAGCCCCTGGTGGGGCCATGTCAACGCGGTCGCCGACCCGACCCACGTACGCCTGCTGGACGTGCAGACGATCAAGCACATCTGCCAGCGCCATCCCGGTGCGCCCCGGTGGTATCCGCTGCACGCCGGCTGCGACGGCGCGTCGATCTTCGCCGACCTGACTCCGCTGGGCCCGGACGACCCCGGCCCGGACCCCGGCCACCTGGCCCGGTTCTTCGACTGAGCCGGCCGGCTCCAGGGCCGCCGGTCGCGGATCTCGTACCCGTCGGTCGCCGAGACGGTCCACGTCGTCGCTGGCCGGGGCCGGACCGGCCTGGCCCGCCGTCGTCTCCGGCCCGCAGCGCGCAGGTACCGGGCGAGCCGGAAGGCATGTAGCGCAGCCCGGCGGGAAAGCACCGGTGTCGGAGCGGGTGAAGCGTTCGGGGGAGGGCCGGTAGATGCGTGCCGTGATGTCTGAGTCCTTTGGGGCCATGCCGGAGGTCCGGGAGATGCCGGAGCCGACGCCCGGGGACGGCGAGGTGAAAATCGAGGTACAGGCCTCGTCCCTGAACGGCTTCGACGCCAAGCTCGCCGGAGGCTTCCTGGCGGGCGAGATCGAGCACCAGTTTCCGGTGGTGCTCGGCCGGGACTTCTCCGGCATCGTGACCGAGGTCGGTCCGGGCGTCAGCGGGTTCATGCCCGGCGAGAAGGTCTTCGGGGTGGTGGCCAAGCCCGGGCTCGGCGACGGCTCGTTCGGCGAGTACGTGGTCGTACCGGAGGAGATCGGCCTCGCGCCGCTGCCCGCCGGGGTCGACTACCGGGCCGCCGGGGTGCTCGGCCTGGCCGGGGTCGCCGCGCTGGCCAGCGTGGACGCGGTCACGCCGGGGCACGGCGAGACGGTGCTGATCTCCGGGGCCACCGGCGGGGTGGGCCACTACGCCGTCCAGCTCGCCGCCGCCCGGGGAGCCACGGTGATCGCCACCGCCGAGGCCGGCCCCGCCGCCGACCTGCTGCACGAACTCGGCGCCGCGCACACCGTGGACCACCGGGCCGACCTGGCCGCGCAGGTCCGCCAGCTCGCCCCGAACGGCGTGGACAGCGCCGTGCACCTGGCCGGTGACCCGGAGCTGATCGCCGACCTGGTCACCCCGGAGGGCAAGTTCTCCTCCACCCTGGGGGTGAGTGCCGAGCAGCTCGGCGACCGGCCGCTGAACGTCACCGCGATCGAGGCGATCCCGGACCGGATCGTGCTCGACCACCTCGCCACCGAGGCCGCCGCCGACCGGCTGCGCCCCTCCATCGCCCGCACCTATCTGCTGGACGAGGTTCCGCAGGCGTTCGCCGACTTCAACAACAGCGGTACCGTCGGCAAGCTCGCCGTGGCGATCGGCTCGGCCGGATAGCGGCCCGACCGACCCGGCACCCGCCAGCCGCGCACCGCGCCGGCCCACCGTCGCACCGGCCTGTGCGCCTCCCGGGCACGCCACCACCGGCCTGTCGCTCGCCAGCCGCGTCGTCGCCGGCCTGGCGCCCGCCAGCCGCGCCACCGCCGGCCCGTCGCTCGCCAGGCGGCCCGTTGCCAGCCTGTCGGTCGGGGCCGGCCGCGGCACGCCCGTCAGCTCGCCGCCGTGGCGCGCGCCGCCAGGAGTTCGGGTGCCAGCACCACCACCGCACCCGGCTCGACCCGGACCAGCCCGGCGTCGGCGAGGGTCCGCAGCGCCCGGTTGACCGTCACCCGGGTCATCCCGACCGACTCCGCCAGCCCCTGCTGCGCGCCGGGGAGCGGCACCCGGCGCCCGCTCCGGCCGGCCGCCGCGACGAGCCAGGCCGCCACCCGGGTCCCGGCATCGGCGTACGAGGTGCGCACCAGCTCCGCCTGCCGGTCCCGCAGCCGGCCGGCCAGGTGTCCGAGTACGTGCCGCCGCACCGCCGGTACGTCGTCGATCAGCCGGAGCAGCTCGCCGGCCGGCACCAGCCGGTAGCGCAACACGGTGGCGGCCAGCCAGGTCGCCGTGTACCCGCCGCCGTCCAGCACCGCGCTCTTGTCGACCGCGCACGGGCCGACGAAGTCGCCGAGCCGCAGCCGCTTCCCGTCGGCCGTCTCGTGCACCCCGGTCAGGGTGCCCGCCTCCACCACGATCACGTGCTCGGCGGGCTGTCCGCGTACCGCCAGCACCACGCCGGGCCGGACGGTTCGCGGCGCGGAACGGTCGAGCAGCCGGCGTAGCCGCGCCGGCCCGAGCCCGGCGAAGACGGGTACGTCGGCGAGTCGTCGCAGGTCCGTCGCTTCCATCCCTGAATTCTTCCCGACGGGCCGGGACGGCGCCGCGCCCGGTGTGGAGCGGCTGTATCAGCGGTTACTGCGGCCACCCCTCGGGCGGCCGTAGGGTCTGCACATGATCGTTGTGGAACTGCGCTTCACCGGCGACCCCTCCGCCCGACTGGCGGCCCGGCCGGCCCACCGGGAACTACTGGCCCGGCTGCACGCCGAGGGCGGCCTGCTGGCGGCCGGCCCGTGGGCGGACGACTCCGGCGCCCTGCTGCTCTTCGACGCGGACGAACCGGCGGTACGGGAGGCTCTGGACGCCGACCCCTACTACCGGGCACCCGGGGTCAGCGTGGTCGCGGTGCGGCCCTGGACGCCGGTCGTCGGCGGCCCGGCGAGCCTCGGGGGCGCCGCCTGAACCACGCCGTCCGCTACCGGCCGGAGCGCGGCTGGCCGGACTGCGGCTGGCCGGACTGCGGCTGGCCGGACTGCGGCTGGCCGGACTGCGGCTGGCCGGACTGCGGCTGGCCGGACTGCGGCTGGCCGGACTGCGGCTGGCCGGACTGCGGCTGCCTCGGCTGCGCGGCCGACACGGCCCAGTTGAGCGCGTAGTCGGCGACCTCTTCCCAGCCGGGCTGGCCCACCGTGTAGTGCGGCCGGCCGGGAAACTCCTTGTACCCGGTGACCGCGGTGGACTTCCGGTAGCGGCCGGCGGTCGCCTTGGTGACCGACGGCGGTACCACCCGGTCGGCGCCGCCGGCGATCAGCAGCAGCGGCGCCCGCCGCTCGTTGCCGAAGTCCACCCGCATCGCGGCCCGGGGGTTCAGGTTCGCCAGCGCCGCCTCGAAGAGCACGTGTCCGGCGGCCGGTACGTGGTAGCGCCGGTAGACCCGTTCCGCCTCGGCCCGGGACATCGTGTTGGTGAAGGCGTAGTGGAACTCGTCCAGACTCAGCGGTACGGCCCGGTGCCGGTTCGCCGGGTTGCGCAGCACCGGCAGGCTGGCCCGGAGCGTGGAGAGCGGCAGCCGGACCACTCCCTTGACCGCCGCCGAGTCGATCGCGACTCCGGCCGCACCCAGCCCCCGGTCCAGCAGCATCTGGGCGAACGCGCCGCCGAACGAGTGCCCCATGATGATCGGCGGGGTGGGCAGGTCCCGGATGATCCGCTCGTAGTGGTCGACGATCTGGTCCGAGGTCAACTCGGCGATCGGGGCGGAGTCGCGGCGCAACGCCTCGACGTCGGAGTCCATGCCGGGCCAGGCCGGCGTCAGCACCTGGAACCCGGCGGCGCGGTACCGGTCGGCCCAGTGCTCCCAACTCCGGGAGGTCAGCCAGAGGCCGTGGATCAGCACGACGGTGTCGGGTCGGGTCGGTTCAGCGGGGAGAAGGGGCATGATGTCCTCTTCCGCGTTCGGTGGCCGCTTCGCTTCCGGCCTGGCTGGTCCTGTTCCGATCTCGGCGCTTGCCGTCCGGTGACGGCGGTTCGCGATCTCGCCGCGGCTCGACCGTCCGCTGCCGGATACCCCTGACCGGCTGCCCCAACCCCGGCCGAGCCGGCCGTACGACCGCGCGTGGCGGACCGTACGGCCGGCGGGCCACCGGCTAGTGGTCGAGCTGCCGGTAGCGACGTACCGAGAGCGGCAGGAAGATCGCAGTCAGCAGTACCGGCCAGCCCAGCGCCAGCGCGACGGCGTGCCGACCGGTCCAGGAGTCACCGCCCCAGCCCGGGTTGCCGAAGAGTTCCCGGGTGGCGGAGATCGTCGCGGAGAGCGGGTTCGCCTCGGCCACCGCCCCGAGCCAGCCCGGCATGGTCTCCGGCGAGACGAGTGCGTTGGAGAGGAACAGCACCGGCCAGACCAGGATCTGCATCGCGACCACGGCCTCCGGGTTGCGCAACAGCAGCGCGAGGTAGATGCCGGCCCAGAGCACCGCGAACCGGAGCAGCAGGAGCAGTCCGAAGCCGGCCAGTGCGGAGGCCAGGCCACCGTGCCAGCGCCAGCCGACCGCGAGTCCACAGCCGACCATCACCGCCAGGCCGAGGGCGGCGTTGAGCAGGTCGGCGGCGCAGCGGCCGACCACCACCGCCGAGCGGGCCATCGGCATCGCCCGGAAGCGGTCGGTGATCCCCCGGGACGCGTCGGTGGCGACCGCGGTGTAGGTGGACTCGATGCCGAAGAGCATGGTCATCGCGAACATGCCCGGCATCAGGAACTCCCGGTAGTCGCCGCCGCCCGGCAGCGCCATGCCGCCGCCGAACAGGTAGCCGAACATCAGTACCACCATGATCGGGAAGAGCAGTCCGAGGACGACCTGCACCGGTTGCCTGGCCCAGTGCGCCAGGTCGCGGCGGGTGATCGTCCAACCGTCCGCGACCGCCCAGCGCAGCCGGTGCCGGCCCTGCCCGGGCGGGGACGGGATCGTCGTCGTCGTGGTCAAGGTGCCACCTTCCGCTGCTCGTCGTCGGTCCGCCCGCCGGGCCCAATGTGGAGTTCGCCGGGCTTTGGATTCGAGGGTCGGGTGCCGGTGCTGGTGCGGCTGCCGGTGAGGTGCAGGAAGACCTCGTCCAGGGTCGGCCGGCGCAGCGCGATGTCCTCGGCCGCGATGCCGTGCTCGTCCAGGCCGCGTACCAGCGCGGTGAGGGTGCCGATCCGGTCCCGTACCGGCGCGCTGATCCGCCGCTCGTCGTCGTCGCGTTCGACGGGACCGTCGGCGATCCGGCCGAGCAGCGTGGCCGCCGCCGGCAGGTCGTCGAGCCGGTGCAGGAGTACGTCGATCCGGTCGCCGCCGAGCCGGCTCTTCAGGGCGTCCGGCGTACCGTCGGCGACGATCCGACCGGCGTCGACGACCGAGATCCGGTCGGCGAGCTGGTCGGCCTCGTCGAGGTACTGGGTGGTGAGCAGCACCGTCGTACCGGCGTCCACCAGGGCCCGTACCGCCTCCCAGACCTCGTTGCGTCCGCGCGGGTCCAGCCCGGTCGTCGGCTCGTCGAGGAAGAGCACCGGCGGGGCCAGGATCAGCCCGGCGGCCAGGTCGAGCCGGCGCCGCACCCCGCCCGAGTACCGGCCGACCGGCCGGTCACCGGTGTCGGCCAGGCCGAACCGGTCCAGCAGTTCGTCCGCCCGACGGTCGGCGACGGCACCGGGCAGGTGGTAGAGCCGGCCGAACATCGCCAGGTTCTGCCGGCCGGAGAGGATCTCGTCGACCGCCGCGTGCTGGCCGACCAGCCCGATCCGGTAGCGGACCTGGTCGGGCTGGCGGGCCACGTCGTAGCCGGCCACCTCGGCCCGTCCGGCGTCGAACCGGAGCAGGGTGGCGAGGATGCGTACCGCCGTGGTCTTGCCGGCGCCGTTCGGCCCGAGCAGGCCGTGCACCGTACCGGTGGGGACGTGCAGGTCGAGCCCGTCCAGGGCGAGCCGGTCGCCGTACCGCTTGCGCAGCCCCTCGGTCCGGATCGCGAGAGCGTTGTCGTGCATGACCACCCCAAATCATGTACACCGTATAGAGTTGACGCGCAACTATAGCGTACGCTGTAAGGAATTCAAGTCCGGGGAGAATGGCGAGGTGACGACGGAGTACAGCGGCAGTGGCGACCCGAAGCGGAGCATGGAACTGCTCTGGGGCGGGCCGGAACGCCCGCGCCGGGGACCGAAACCCAAGCTCACGGTGGACCAGATCGTCCAGGCGGCGATCGAGATCGCCGACGCCGAGGGGCTGCCGGCGCTCTCCATGCGGCGGGTCGCCGACGAGCTCGGGGTCACCGCGATGTCGCTGTACACGTACGTGCCGGGCAAGGCCGAGCTGATCGACGTGATGTTCGACACCGTGCATGCCCGGGCCGCCACCCCGGAGGACGACCAGGGCGACTGGCGGAGCCGGCTCGAACGGCTGGCCCGGGAGAACTGGGACCGCTACCTCCGGCACCCCTGGCTGCTCCAGGTCGCGACCAGCCTTCCGGTGCTCGGCCCCAACTCGGTGGCCAAGTACGACCGGGAGCTCACCGTCGTCGCCGGGCTCGGCCTGACCGACATCGAGATGGACCTCCTGGTCGGCCTGGTCTCCGACTACGTGCACGGCGCGGTACGCGGCGCCGTGGAGGCCGCCCAGATGCAGCGCCGCACCGGGATGACCGTGCAGGAGTGGTGGGAGCGCTTCGCACCCCTGCTGGAGCAGGTCTTCGACGCCGAGCGCTACCCCGTGGCGGCCCGGGTCGGCGCGGCGGCCGGTGCCGAGCACGACGCCCCGGCCGACCCGGCCCGGTCGTTCGAGTTCGGGCTGCAACGAGTGCTGGACGGGATCGAGGCGTTCGTCCGGAGCCGGGCCGGGCAACAGGGGCTTGCCGAGCGACCCTGACGGGTGTTGGCTGAGATCCTTTCCGGTTCCCGCTGGGGGTGACGTGCCGCCGTCCCTCGACGACCCCGCCGCGCTGCGCCGTGGCCGGGTCGCGGTGTCGCTGCTCTTCCTGCTCTTCGGGATGGCGATCGGCACCTGGACGGCCCGGATCCCCGCGGTCAAGGAGAGTCTGGGGCTGAGCGACGGCCAGCTCAGCGTCGGCCTGCTCGGGCTCGCCGCCGGCGCCATCACCGGCATGCAGTTCACCGGGCGCCTGGTCGACCGGTACGGCAGCGTCCGGGTGATGCTGCCGGTGGCCTTCGCCGAGGGCGGCTGCCTGCTGCTGCCCGGCTACGCCGGCAACCTCGGCACGCTGACCCTGGCGCTCTTCGTCTTCGGCACGGTGCACGGCACCCTCAACATCGCGATGAACGCCAACGCGGTCGAGGTGGAGCGCGCGCGGGGTCGCCCGATGCTCTCGTCGTGCCACGCGGTCTACAGCATCGGCGGTTTCCTCGGTGCGGCGCTCGGCGGGCTCTTCGCCCGCGCCGACGCCAGCGTCGTCGCCACGCTGTGGACGACCGCGCTGGTCGCGCTCGGTCTCGCCACCTGGGGCGCCCGCTGGGCACTGCCACACGCCGGGCAGGCCGGGACGCCGCCGACCGCCACATCCGCCGACGCCGCCGCCGAGAGCGACACCGTGGCGCGGCGGGAGCCGCCGGGGGTGCTGTTCCTCGGCGTACTGGCATTCTGTTGCCTGGTCGGCGAGGGCGCCGCCGCCGACTGGAGCACCGTGTATCTGCGCGACAACCTGGGCAGCGACCCCGGCTTCGCCGCCGCCGCGTTCGCGGCATTCTCGATCATGATGACCGCCGGCCGGCTCGTCGGCGACCGGCTGGCCGCCGCCCTTGGCCCGGTCGTCCTGGTACGCGGCTGCGGGATCCTCGCCGCCGTCGGGCTCGGCGGCGCGCTCGTGCTCGACCACCCGGTCGCCGGATTGCTCGGATTCGGCTGCCTCGGTGCCGGCCTGTCCTGCATCGCGCCGCAGGTCTTCTCGGCCGCCGGCAACCGGGACCCGAGTCAGGCCGGCCGAGCGCTGGCCCGGGTCGCCGGCCTGGGGTACCTCGGTTTCCTGGTCGGACCGGTGGTGATCGGCGGCGTCGCCGAACTCTCCGGGCTGCCCCGCGCCCTGGCGATCCCCGCCCTGCTCGCGCTCTTCGTCGCGCTGGCCGCCGGAGCGGTCCGGCCCCGTCCGGAGCGGCCGCGCCCCGCCGAGCCGGTCAGTTCGGAGCCACGATCCTGACCTCGGGCCGGCACTCCTCGCCGGCCAGGAAGCGGAGCAGGCCCACCCCCTCGACGGTCAGCGCCTCGGCGTCCACACCGGAGAGTCGGGCGAACGGCTCGACGGTGAGCAGGGCGCTGTCCCGCTCGATGGCGGTCGTCCAGATGCCGGCGGTGACGCCGTCGAGCAGGAGGCCCCGGGGCAGTTGGCCGTTTCGGACGGCCGATCGGGCGCGGAACTCGTCGGTGAGCACCCGGGACCGGTCGGCGTACGAGAGCAGCAGGTTGTCGAAGTCGTAGAGGAACCGGGGCGGCGCCGGAACGTCCGGGTCGGGGCGTACGGCGTCGGGCAGGTCGAAAAGCTCGGCGCCGCTCTCGTCGCGGAAGGTGACCAGGCTCGGGCGCAGCCGCTCCAGCACCTCGGCGAGCCGGGTCAGGCCGGACCAGACCTGCACGTCGCGCACGCTGGCCGGGCCGAAGGCGGCCAGGTAGCGCAGGACCAGCTCCTCCACCGAGCGGGCCGATCCCTCGACGGAGCGGGCCGCTTCCTCGACGGAGCGGGCCGCTTCCTCGACGGAGCGGGCCGCTTCCTCGACGGAGCGGGCCGCTTCCTCGACGGAGCGGGCCGCTTCCTCGACGGAGGCTGCCCGGGGCGGCGCGACGCCGAGCCAGTGCTCGACGCTCTGGTGCGCGGCGAGCGCGCTGCGGCCCCAGACGCCCCGGGGCGGCACCTGGACCAGCGGCACCCAGGCCCGGACCGCCTGCGCCAGCGCGGCCGGATCGCGGTCCGGCCACCGCCTGCCCAGTGCCGTGCCGAGCTGCCCGAGAGTCAGCGGTCGCTCGTCTAGCAGCTCGCGACCGGCCGCGACGACCTCGTCGCGGGGCAGGCCGGCCAGCCGCCGCCCGTAGGTGTGCGCCGTGCCGCGCTCGATCACCGGCTGCAACAGGGGTCGCAGCGCCAGCGCGTCGGCGGCGGTGACCAGGTGGATGGTCGAGCGCATCAGCGCGATCCGGACCGCCTCCCGGGTGGTCAGCAGCTCCGCCACCGCCTCGGGGCGGCAGTCGCGCAGCCGGCTCCAGAAGCCGACGTACCAGGTGTGCGGGGTCTGGGCCTGCATGCCGACCAGGTGCTCCAGCAGCTCGGCCGGCCTCCGGTCCGCGCGGGCCAGCAGGAGCTGACGGTGCAGGGTGGCCCGGTTGAGCGCCCGACGGGTCAGCACTGGGGCGTTCATCTGGAGCCCGTCCCGGTCATCGAGGTTGTCAACTTCCTGTCGCCGGTCAGATCAGCAGCCAGACCATACCGAGATCCCCCGACACGGCCGCATCGTTGCCCACCTCGGCGGTACTGGATATATTTACCTTCATCATCATGTGGGAGCGTTCCCACGGCGTGGGTCCGCAGGTACGGGACGGGGGAGGTCGGCCGCATGAGCACGATCCGGCTGCTCGTGGCCAACGGTTGCAGCTTCGCCCGGGGCGCCGAACTGGCCGAGCCGGAGCGGGACGCCTGGCCGGCCGTACTCGGGCGACAGCTCGGCATCGACGTGGTCAACCTGGCCTGCGACGGCGGCTCCAACCGGCGGGCCGTCCGCACCACCGTGCAGCACCTGGAGTCGATCCGGGCGGCGCACGGGATCGACTACGACCAGATCCTCTTCGTCAACATGTGGACCGCGCTGAGCCGCAACGAGTACTACGACAGCGGGATCGAGGACGGCCCGGTCCGCCCCGACCTCGGGGTACGCCCGGCGCTCCCCGGCGAGCTGCACTGGCAGCGGGTCGCCGACTGGAAGGCCGCCGAGGGGGACAAGCCGTCGAAGGCGTACCTGCGGCACCTCTTCAACCCCACCGGCGAGACGGTCAACTTCTTCGTCGACTGGCTGCTGCTGGAGCACCACCTCACCGGTCGCGGCGTGCCGAGCCGGTTCGCGTTCGCCTGGGAGATCCTGCCCGACCCGGTCCCGGCCGAGGCGGTACCGGTGATGCGCGCGCTCCGCGCCGACCTGGTCTTCGGGACGCTGCCGCCCCGGCCGGAGCAGACCTTCCGGGAGATGGTCTTCGGCCGGGTGCCGTTCGGCGACTGGGACCATCCGCTCCGGGAGGGGCACCAGCACTTCGCCGCCGCCATGTCGCACTGGCTCGGCGGCGACGAGCGACTGCGCTTCCCACCGACCGGACGGAGCCGGCGATGACCGTACAGGCGATGACCGTACAGGCGACGACCTCGACGACGGCGGGCCCGGCGGCCGATCCGCCGGTCCGGACCGGGCCGGGGCTGGTCTCGGTGATCATGCCGGCCCGCAACGGCGCGGCGACCATCGGCGCGCAGCTCGCGGCGCTGGCCCGGCAGACCTACCCCGGACGCTGGGAACTCGTCGTGGTCGACAACGGCTCCACCGACGGTACGCCGGAACTCGTCGCCGCCTTCGCCGACCGGCTGCCCGGGCTCCGGCTGCACCGGGCGGGCGCCCGGGCCGGCACCAGCTACGCCCGCAACGAGGGCTGCCGGGTGAGCCGGGGCGAACTGCTGCTCTTCTGCGACCAGGACGACGTGGTCGCGCCCGACTGGGTGGCCGGGATGGTACGCGGACTCGCCGAGTTCCCCGCCGTCGGCGGACACGTCGAACGCCGGCTGCTCAACGACGACGTCTCGCTGGCCACCCGCCCCGAGAAGCCGGCCGGCTCACTCCAGTCCGGATTCGACTTCCTCCCGTACGCCCTCGGCGCCAACTGCGGGGTGCGCCGGACCGTCTTCGAGGAGCTGGGCGGCTTCGACCCGGCCTACCGGTACGGCTCGGACGAGGTCAGCTTCTTCTGGCGGGCGCAGCTCGCCGGGTACCCGATCGGGGCGCTGCCGGACGCGGTGGTGCACTACCGGCTGCGTCGTCGGCTCCCGGAGATGGCCCGGCAGTACTACTCGTACGGCCTCAGCCATCCCCGGCTCTACCGCGACTTCGCCGCCGCCGGGCTACCCCGCTCGGTCCGGCCGGCCGCCCGGGAGTGGCGCTGGCTGCTGCGCCACCTGCCCGACCTGGTCCGCTCCCGCAAAGCCCGCGCCGTCTGGGTGACCCGGTGCGCGATGCGCTGCGGTCGGATCGTCGGCAGCCTGCGCAACCGGGTCGTCTTCCCCTAGCCCGGCAGGGCGGGCGTCGCCCCGGACCGGCCCGGCAGGGAGGACGTCGCCCCGGGCCGGCCCGCCGTCCGCCCCGGTCCAGCGGTCGTCCGGCGCCGCCGGCCAGTCGTCGTCGGCCGGATAGCGCACCCCGGTCCGCGCCCGGGCGGCGTCCAGGATCCGCAGCACCGCCACGGTGTCGGCCAGGGTGGCGAGCGGGCTCTCGGTCAGCCCGGTCCGCAGGCAGCGCATCACCTCGACCGCCTCGTGCACGAACCCCTCCCCCTGGTAGGGCACCTCGACGATCCGGGGCTCGGCGTCACCCTGCCGCAGGGTCAGCCTGGCGGGCCGGAAGAACCCCCGGTCCAGCTCGATCCGGCCGGCGCTGCCGCAGACCGTCGCCGTCCACGGCGTGTCGGCGACGATCGAGCAGGAGAGGCTGGCCAGCGCGCCGTCCGGATAGCCCAGCACCAGCGCGGTGGTCTCGTCGACGCCGTACGGGCTCAGCGTGGCGACCCCGGTGACCGTCTCGGGTGTTCCGAGCAGCAACTGGGCCAGCGTCACCGGATAGACCCCGAGATCCAGCAGGGCACCGCCGCCGAGCGCCGGGTCCCGCAGCCGGTGACCCGGGTCGACCGGCCCCACCAGGCCGAAGTCCGCCTGCACCAGCCGGGGTACCCCGACCGCGCCGTCCCGGACCAGGGTCACCAGCCGGCGGATCGCCGGCACGCAGCGCATCCACATCGCCTCCATCAGGAAGAGACCGGACGAGCGGGCCCGGGCCACCAGGTCGACGGCCTGGCCGGCGTTGAGGGTGAACGGCTTCTCGCAGAGCACCGACCGGCCGGCGTCCAGGCAGAGCGCGGTGGCGGCGTGGTGGCTCGCGTGCGGGGTCGCCACGTAGACCACGTCGACCCGGTCGTCGGCGGCGAGACCCGCCCAACTGCCGTGCGCGCGCGGAATCGCGTACCGGGTGGCGAACCGCTCGGCCGCCTCCCCGGTACGCGAGCCGACCGCCACCACCTCGGCGTCCGGCAGCCGCAGCAGGTCCTCGACGAAGCGCCCGGCCATCCAGCCGGTGCCGAGCACACCCCACCGGACCGGCCGGTCGGCGGGACGGACCGGCGGCCGTGCCGCGCTCACCGGCCGGACCCCGCCGCACCCGCCAGCGCCGCCGCACCGCTGGCCAGTTCCCCGACCGCCTCCGCCTCGGCCGCCGCGT from Plantactinospora sp. BC1 carries:
- a CDS encoding alpha/beta fold hydrolase, producing the protein MPLLPAEPTRPDTVVLIHGLWLTSRSWEHWADRYRAAGFQVLTPAWPGMDSDVEALRRDSAPIAELTSDQIVDHYERIIRDLPTPPIIMGHSFGGAFAQMLLDRGLGAAGVAIDSAAVKGVVRLPLSTLRASLPVLRNPANRHRAVPLSLDEFHYAFTNTMSRAEAERVYRRYHVPAAGHVLFEAALANLNPRAAMRVDFGNERRAPLLLIAGGADRVVPPSVTKATAGRYRKSTAVTGYKEFPGRPHYTVGQPGWEEVADYALNWAVSAAQPRQPQSGQPQSGQPQSGQPQSGQPQSGQPQSGQPQSGQPQSGQPRSGR
- a CDS encoding methyltransferase domain-containing protein; its protein translation is MVAQLHRAPSGERLRAIDEFLGMAYADLVKHDDRLRGTAVEVRFDRGVAHLTGDAADRDELALIRRLVGRLDGVLAVWSRVRVAGRDPVVMDLGCGAAKQYPGNLGLDLRVAPGVDAQADLSGPLPLAGDSVDVIFTVHILEHLIDFLTLVDECHRVLRPGGVLHVMSPWWGHVNAVADPTHVRLLDVQTIKHICQRHPGAPRWYPLHAGCDGASIFADLTPLGPDDPGPDPGHLARFFD
- a CDS encoding ATP-binding cassette domain-containing protein, with the protein product MHDNALAIRTEGLRKRYGDRLALDGLDLHVPTGTVHGLLGPNGAGKTTAVRILATLLRFDAGRAEVAGYDVARQPDQVRYRIGLVGQHAAVDEILSGRQNLAMFGRLYHLPGAVADRRADELLDRFGLADTGDRPVGRYSGGVRRRLDLAAGLILAPPVLFLDEPTTGLDPRGRNEVWEAVRALVDAGTTVLLTTQYLDEADQLADRISVVDAGRIVADGTPDALKSRLGGDRIDVLLHRLDDLPAAATLLGRIADGPVERDDDERRISAPVRDRIGTLTALVRGLDEHGIAAEDIALRRPTLDEVFLHLTGSRTSTGTRPSNPKPGELHIGPGGRTDDEQRKVAP
- a CDS encoding YciI family protein codes for the protein MIVVELRFTGDPSARLAARPAHRELLARLHAEGGLLAAGPWADDSGALLLFDADEPAVREALDADPYYRAPGVSVVAVRPWTPVVGGPASLGGAA
- a CDS encoding Crp/Fnr family transcriptional regulator, giving the protein MEATDLRRLADVPVFAGLGPARLRRLLDRSAPRTVRPGVVLAVRGQPAEHVIVVEAGTLTGVHETADGKRLRLGDFVGPCAVDKSAVLDGGGYTATWLAATVLRYRLVPAGELLRLIDDVPAVRRHVLGHLAGRLRDRQAELVRTSYADAGTRVAAWLVAAAGRSGRRVPLPGAQQGLAESVGMTRVTVNRALRTLADAGLVRVEPGAVVVLAPELLAARATAAS
- a CDS encoding ABC transporter permease, which codes for MTTTTTIPSPPGQGRHRLRWAVADGWTITRRDLAHWARQPVQVVLGLLFPIMVVLMFGYLFGGGMALPGGGDYREFLMPGMFAMTMLFGIESTYTAVATDASRGITDRFRAMPMARSAVVVGRCAADLLNAALGLAVMVGCGLAVGWRWHGGLASALAGFGLLLLLRFAVLWAGIYLALLLRNPEAVVAMQILVWPVLFLSNALVSPETMPGWLGAVAEANPLSATISATRELFGNPGWGGDSWTGRHAVALALGWPVLLTAIFLPLSVRRYRQLDH
- a CDS encoding NADP-dependent oxidoreductase gives rise to the protein MSESFGAMPEVREMPEPTPGDGEVKIEVQASSLNGFDAKLAGGFLAGEIEHQFPVVLGRDFSGIVTEVGPGVSGFMPGEKVFGVVAKPGLGDGSFGEYVVVPEEIGLAPLPAGVDYRAAGVLGLAGVAALASVDAVTPGHGETVLISGATGGVGHYAVQLAAARGATVIATAEAGPAADLLHELGAAHTVDHRADLAAQVRQLAPNGVDSAVHLAGDPELIADLVTPEGKFSSTLGVSAEQLGDRPLNVTAIEAIPDRIVLDHLATEAAADRLRPSIARTYLLDEVPQAFADFNNSGTVGKLAVAIGSAG